The genomic interval gtgagcaaaataaaaatttagtgTGTGTTATTACATTAAGAATCTAATTATTaaagtattataaaatgaaaggaaAGATAAtgacttctttttttaatttttctgtgtttataattttcatatggATAAATAAACCGCACAATAATTTGGTACACTATAAATTTCTAAGaatttctataatttttttcattatattttatttccatttttataatttggaTGATACTATTTAGtattttattgttaattCTGTCAAATTATATTGCTGTTCTTTCTTTTAGTACAACTTTGGTAAAACTGGAAAAACGTTATACAATGTTGAAAGGATATCAGATATAAGATATAATAGATCACTGGCAAAACACGTACCTAATAAGGAATTTGATCGATCCAGAATAAGAGATAAATTATTAGAAAAGAATTCGTATAACAATGTGAAATGTGCTGCAGAAGATTTGTCAAAATATTCACAGGtcaagaaaaaggaattaaacGATTTAGACTTATATAGGAAACATTATAGTAACAGGTATTCTAAAAAGAAGGTTTTAAGAAAATTTGATTATAAgtgtgaaaagaaaatatttgataaacTTGATCATATACAAATGCTTGCGGAGAGATTAAAGAATGATAACAAGTCATTTAACAGAAAAGTCAGCAAAATATTTGGTAGTcgtcttattttatttgtattagTGCCAGTTCTTGGATTAATAAtacctttattatttaataaatatagtCCTATATCACAACACATGTGCATGGATGGTTGCATTTCGCATGGTAGTGGTACCAGTACTAGTCATCATGGTAATCATGTTACAAATGTTCCCATAAATAAGAATACATTGGGAGTAATTACACAGGTGAGTGATATTTTTTGGTACATATCATCTGTTGTTGTTCTTTTGgtgcttatatatatatttgtaaaatttatgaagtacaaaaaattaaaaggaggTAGATATAAATGAGTTTAAAggaatattatcattttattaagaGTCTCctttaaacatatatatatttgcatatggttaaaaatgttatttagaaaatatattattgtagccattatattttcatgtaCAATTAAccgaataaataaaatatacataaaacattaaattatgttatattcACATTTACGTATTCTTagaatttttacattttaccTAGATTTACTTGTTACCACTTTTTAGCaatgacttttttttaactaaataatagtaatatgcatattttatgtaattcatgtatttttgtaaattgtTATGGTCttactatttattttttaatatatgtttttatatagtaaaaataaagaaatctAATTAGTATAATTTGTACTTAATTTATGAGGGAatattgtacatataatatacgtataaataaaaagaacattCATTGAATTGATGAGCCAGTATTTGTTAGATAACGAGATTTTAGTTTTTATTCATTGTTCAATCTTAAAGAAATATCTGTGTATGTGTTTTAAAGGTGCTTGTTTTACAATGAATTGAATTTTTGAGATGTATATATTTGGGGTTCTGGGTTTAGGTTTTAAGGTTCTCTTATTTGATGAGCACTATAGctaaaatattattgatCTTCATGAAGCACTATTATATGAAGGGCTAAGTTGTACATGTTTTAAGGCGGTGCTTGCTGTATTTTCATGCAAAGGAGTTAGGGCTGACGGTTCAATTTTATGACGATCGTAATTACGTGTAGTGTATATAACTTATTCGAGTACTAATATATAGAGAGTACACTTATTTGAAGCATACTGATGTATGTGAAAAGGAAGGATTTCTTTAAAGTGGTATTGTGTGGAGAGTGCGCATATCCCTGGATTCTTTTATGTGTTGGCTTTAAATTTTAAGGTTTAAGGTGCCATAATTTGGTGAACACTACTGAGTGAAGAATACTGATGTTCGTGGAGCACTATTATTCGAAGTGTGTCCCTCACTCAGAATTACAATTATGTGAAGAGTGCGGATAACCTGCAGCACATTTGTATGAACTGATCTGATATGCCTGAGGTACTGTTTTATGTGCAGTACTACTATATTAACAGCTCAATTGCGTGAAACGTACGCATGTGCCTGGAGTACTATTCTTTGTAGGGTATTAATATCCTAGGAGTActataatttgaagaatacTGTCGTTCCTGGGATGTCAATAGTGGTGATGACATTGATGTGCCAGGAATAGCTTTGCAAAGGGGATACGAATACCCATGGGACATTAACGAATGGTTATTTTGggtaaaaaacaaaaatgaagtaacGGGAATAACCGCAATGAAGCCTGTACATTGAGGGTCCTCGGACATCTGGCATAATATTCCATAtcaaaggaggaagaaatatatagGTAGAACCATATGGATGACGTAGGAGCACCAGCAAATGTGAACATGCAGATGAAGGGATAAATGCGAAGGGGCGTAAAAAAACGTGAAAAAGCGCGACCAAAACAGCTTAACGGACAAGAGTACGTAGGGAAATCTTCACAGAACAGAGACCCACGCTAAAAAGGTGAAGTGGAAATGTTGCGAAACACTTCCGAtcacatataaatatgtggAAATGTTGACAGGAGCTAATTCCCCATAAGATAATCGGACAGTTCATTGCGAACTTCCATCTCTTTTAAAGTATACCCGATTATTCTCAGCTAGagagaaatatatgtaagtaCGGAAttgtttacatatattaattcgtgtgatgaatttttttttgttagtATTCAATGCTATTGCTTGAATtacaaattttacaatttctttTGTTGCGCTAGGACTTAATGTCCTGTGCTATCCGTTTgtgatttatatattaaagattataataatttataatgaattaaatttttttttaaattttaattgtttttttaaatcctattttgtttttgtaaaaatataacacattttttggtgTAAATTAGGGGGGAGTTACCACGTTCGGTGTTCTTTCTCGTCGCATTGGAAATCGTAATAATAGGGATCTCTATTTTGACCAGATAGGTCACTGCTGGTCAAAGTTTTGTCATACaggttgtgtttttttttgcatattcccCTTGCGCTGATTTGACACATGGggattgcaattttttgggtTGCTTTACTTAgatgaattttattttatttttttctatttatttgGTGATTATCAGCAAAGAGGTcataaaagtaattttttaaattggaaaagtcctccacctttttatgtataatattattttggcATTAGAGGCACTAATTAAAACTTAATCGATTCGATCATCTGCGCATTTAACCACATAATGTGCGGATAATTTGCGGCAGAGTGTTATACACAATTCCATGGGTCACGGTTTACGAATCGCGCTTAAtgcattttgttaaaaaaaaaaagggaacaaaaacaaaattatatgtaattttaacataaatgaatTGACTtaaaatcacaaaaaaaaattaacaaatgttcgtacataaaattaaaatgaaaaaaaaaaaagggaatgtactggaaatatatatgtgcgaATTTTACAGGTAAGCTGCGCATACATGATCACTTaagtgtataaaaaaaataacggaTTTGAAAAATTGCGTTACACTTTGGGCAACTGCGAGAATTAAATGTGCCATCACTTTATgttctcttttaaaaaattactcgCAAATCGCACTTAATTTGTGCGCTAATTTGACTATCTTATTTTCAATTGGGAGTTTCCAGTAAACATAACTCCGCGTCATTTGTGCTATGTAAGCAAATGTGCTGGCTTTCTGataatttcaaatttattttcccattttcgcaGCTCACAAATGTTTTTACaccataaaatatgaaattggTCATTCCTCGAGGGCTGCAAAAATTAATGGTGAGAAATAAATTGGCTTAGTATGCCCATTTGTGGGCATTGCAGGTGTTTGTACTGCCGACATCAGGTTGTATGCTTtatggattttattttttatagcaCTTAacagtatatataaattttaacacCTCCCACCAATCATATAACATGTTAGCgtgtgccaatttttttttgcggtactatatatatttcccaCATTGTAATGAATTGTTCTGATTTTCCGCGTAACAATGTAGAATATCTTTCGCTTATCCATTCATCGAAAC from Plasmodium vivax scf_7152 genomic scaffold, whole genome shotgun sequence carries:
- a CDS encoding variable surface protein Vir35, putative (encoded by transcript PVX_108760A); this translates as MKGKIMTSFFNFSVFIIFIWINKPHNNLYNFGKTGKTLYNVERISDIRYNRSLAKHVPNKEFDRSRIRDKLLEKNSYNNVKCAAEDLSKYSQVKKKELNDLDLYRKHYSNRYSKKKVLRKFDYKCEKKIFDKLDHIQMLAERLKNDNKSFNRKVSKIFGSRLILFVLVPVLGLIIPLLFNKYSPISQHMCMDGCISHGSGTSTSHHGNHVTNVPINKNTLGVITQVSDIFWYISSVVVLLVLIYIFVKFMKYKKLKGGRYK